The genomic DNA CTCCGGCGGGGCGCATCTGGTCCACGGCGTGACCGGCAGCGGCAAGACCGTGCTCTATCTCGAACTGGTCCGCGCCTGTCTGGCGCGGGGCCGCTCGTCCATGCTGCTCGCGCCGGAGGTGGCCCTTTCGTGCAGACTCTTCCGCACGGTGGCCGAGCATTTCCCGCAGCAGCGCGTGGTCTTTTACCACGGTTACCAGAGCCCCATGAAGCGCGAGACAGCCTTTGTGGACGCGGCGCGCGGCGACGGGCCGGTGATCGTGATCGGCACGCGGTCCGCCCTGTTTCTGCCGGTACCCGACCTTGGACTGGTGGTGCTTGACGAGGAACACGACGAATCCTTCAAGCAGGAGGAGCGGCTCTCCTACCACGCCAAGGAAGTGGCCTGGTTCCGCGTGGAGCGCAGCGGCGGTCTCCTGGTGCTTGGCTCGGCCACGCCGGATGTGAAGACCTTTCACGCCGCCCGGACCGGGGCCATCGCGGTCTCGACCCTGACCCGGCGCGTGGGCGAAAGCGTGCTGCCCGCCGTGGAGCTGGTGGATATCTCGGCCATGGCCGGTTCGGCCCAGCCCTTTGCGCCCGCCACCATCGAGGCTGTCAGGCAGACCGTGGCCGAGGGGCATCAGGTCATCGTCATGCTCAACCGGCGGGGCTATGCGCCGCTCATGTACTGCCTCGACTGCGCCGAGACCGTGCGCTGCCCGGAGTGCGAGGTGGGCATGACCTACCACAAGGGGCGCGAGCGGGTCATCTGTCACTACTGCGGCCTTTCGCATTCCTATCCGCTGTTGTGCGCCAAGTGCGGCGGCGGCAACTTCGTGCCCATGGGGGATGGGACCGAGCGGCTTGAGGAGTACCTAGGCGAACTGCTGCCCGACGGGGTTACGGTGCTGCGGCTCGACCGCGACGCCACCCGGCGGCAGGAGCGCATGGAGGAAATCCTCGGTGCCTTTGACCGGGGCGAGGCCCAGGTGCTGGTGGGCACGCAGATGATCTCCAAGGGACACCATTTCCCCGGAGTGACGCTGGTGGTGGTGGCGGACGGCGACCTCGGCCTGAGCCTGCCCGATTACCGCTCCACGGAGCGGACCTTCCAACTGCTGGTGCAGGTGGCCGGGCGGGCAGGGCGCGGCGATGATCCGGGCCGGGTGCTCATCCAGACCCGCAACCCCGGCCATCCCATCTGGCGCGATGTGCTTTCCGGCGATTACCCGGCGTTTTTCGAGCGCGAGATCGGGCGGCGCAGACTCTTCGGCTACCCGCCGTTTTCCAGGCTCGCCCTGGTGCGCATCAGCCATCCGGCGGACTACGCCGACGGACCCGCCGCCCTGGAGCTTTTTGCCAAGGTGCTGTCGGAAAAAGCGTCCGGCCTGGGCATTGTGGCCCTTGGTCCGGCCCCGGCTCCCTTTGGCATGCTGCGCGGCAGGAAGCGGTTCAACTGCCTGTTCAAGGGCGACGACTGGGGCCGTGTGCGGACCCTGTACGCGCATCTGGTCCAGGCCAATCCCTGTCCGGACAAGATTCGTCTGGGGCTCGACCTGGACCCGCTGACCACCCTGTGACGCGCCTCGACAACCGGTGCGGTTTGCGGCTACAGTGGGTCACTCCATCGCCAATAAAGAGAGTCTTTGCATGAAAATACTGCCCTATTGCCTGCTCGGTCTGTGCCTTGCCCTGGTCTGGACCGGGTCTGCTTCGGCCCAGGCCTCCAAGGTCGGCTTTGTCAATCCCCAGCGCATCATCAACGAGTCCAAGGTCGGACGCATCGCCCAGGAGGATCTGGCCCGGCTCGGCAAGGAGAAGGACCGCCGCGTGCGCGAATCCCTGCAACGGCTGGACGCCATCAAGGCGGAACTGGGAAAAGGCACTCTGTCGGTTTCCGAGGAGCAGGCCAGTGAGCGGAGCCTGCGGCTGGCCGCCCGCGAATACGAGACCCTGGTGGAGGAGAGCAACGCGGACATCCAGTCCGAGGAGCGGCAGTTGATCCAATTCGTCATGCGCCGGGCCGACTCCATCCTGCGCCGCATCGCCGAGGAGATGGGGTTCACCATGATCCTCACTGATCCGGAGATCATCGGCTATGTGGCCAGTTCCATGGACATCACGGACCGTGTCATCACCGAACTCAACAGCATGATATAGACGGTACCCAATGCGAAAGACGTGCATCCTCTCCCTGACGGCCCTGTGCCTGCTGCTGGTGACGGCGGCGACAGCCGCGGCCTTTGGCGAAATCCGCTACCCGGACCGCCCGCTCAACCTGCGCTCCGCCCGATCGGCCCAATCCCAATGGGTGGGCAGCCTGCATCCCGGTCAGAAGGTCCGGATCTCCTTCATGAAGGACGGCTGGGTGGCCGTGTTCGAGCCGGGCGAGACCCGGGCCGACGAGGCCTTTGCCGTGGGCTATTCCAACGTCAAATTCCTGCTTCCCAAGCCCACGCGGGTGGAGCCGGAAACCTGGGGCGAACTCATGGTCACCCCGCGCACGCTCAACATCCGCGACGGCGCGTCGGTCGGCTCCCGGCTTGTGGGCAACCTGGAGGCCATGGAGCGCGTCAAGGTGGATTTTCCCGAAGGCGATTGGATCATGGTCTTTCATCCCGACGCCACCATCCGCTCCCAGATGAACGCGCGCGGCTACTGCTCGGCCAAGTATTTCGAGCCGGCGGCGCAGGCCGCTTTGGTCCCGGACGAGCGTCAGCAGACTGTTTCGGGCAGGGATGAAGCACAGCAGGCTGCACCCATGCCCATTGAGGACGACTCGACGAGCGTGAGCGGGGCCGCCGAGGTGCGGGCAGCGGTGCAGCCGCCCCAGCCGGCTGTTGCGGTCGAGGAGCCAACCCCGTCGTCATCTTCCGGCGACTGGGGCAAGACCGTCACCCTGCAATCGGATGTCAACCTGCGCACCGAGCGCACGTCCGGATCGGTCCAGGTGCGCACCCTCAAGGCGGGTGAAAGGGTGCGTGTGGATTTCCTGAAGAACGGCTGGTACGCGGTGTTTGAGGAAAACGAGGTGCTGCGCAGTGAAAACCGCGCCCTGGGCTATGCCCTGCGCGGCCTGATCGAGGGCGAGGATGTCGGTCAGAACGCCGCTTCCCCGGAACCCGTCGCGCCCGTGGCCC from Pseudodesulfovibrio aespoeensis Aspo-2 includes the following:
- a CDS encoding OmpH family outer membrane protein, with amino-acid sequence MKILPYCLLGLCLALVWTGSASAQASKVGFVNPQRIINESKVGRIAQEDLARLGKEKDRRVRESLQRLDAIKAELGKGTLSVSEEQASERSLRLAAREYETLVEESNADIQSEERQLIQFVMRRADSILRRIAEEMGFTMILTDPEIIGYVASSMDITDRVITELNSMI
- the priA gene encoding replication restart helicase PriA, giving the protein MADLWQVTLVSPPYQALTYERPRYFPEIGPGQRVIVPLGRSHRVGVVIGPAAEAPQGVVIKPLIWPLEPAPLLDKGYIELVHNLATRQMARPGRILETLLPRGLRTAAVVFRVDRHVADRPLPGTVRPADLARLPLADREALMELWLAGRMRVRVNIKREEEERFASLVSDPPWAVRPNAKRQIRILEHLLDNGPQSLFSLRHALGEWAVTTVAKMEGVGLVALGELTADRLAEVDAGPGRCQGIEPAAFALTDEQRVALDELIVTMDGSGGAHLVHGVTGSGKTVLYLELVRACLARGRSSMLLAPEVALSCRLFRTVAEHFPQQRVVFYHGYQSPMKRETAFVDAARGDGPVIVIGTRSALFLPVPDLGLVVLDEEHDESFKQEERLSYHAKEVAWFRVERSGGLLVLGSATPDVKTFHAARTGAIAVSTLTRRVGESVLPAVELVDISAMAGSAQPFAPATIEAVRQTVAEGHQVIVMLNRRGYAPLMYCLDCAETVRCPECEVGMTYHKGRERVICHYCGLSHSYPLLCAKCGGGNFVPMGDGTERLEEYLGELLPDGVTVLRLDRDATRRQERMEEILGAFDRGEAQVLVGTQMISKGHHFPGVTLVVVADGDLGLSLPDYRSTERTFQLLVQVAGRAGRGDDPGRVLIQTRNPGHPIWRDVLSGDYPAFFEREIGRRRLFGYPPFSRLALVRISHPADYADGPAALELFAKVLSEKASGLGIVALGPAPAPFGMLRGRKRFNCLFKGDDWGRVRTLYAHLVQANPCPDKIRLGLDLDPLTTL
- a CDS encoding SH3 type 3 domain-containing protein, yielding MRKTCILSLTALCLLLVTAATAAAFGEIRYPDRPLNLRSARSAQSQWVGSLHPGQKVRISFMKDGWVAVFEPGETRADEAFAVGYSNVKFLLPKPTRVEPETWGELMVTPRTLNIRDGASVGSRLVGNLEAMERVKVDFPEGDWIMVFHPDATIRSQMNARGYCSAKYFEPAAQAALVPDERQQTVSGRDEAQQAAPMPIEDDSTSVSGAAEVRAAVQPPQPAVAVEEPTPSSSSGDWGKTVTLQSDVNLRTERTSGSVQVRTLKAGERVRVDFLKNGWYAVFEENEVLRSENRALGYALRGLIEGEDVGQNAASPEPVAPVAPEAKTAPPQPAQSPQPAQPMVVQESGKQTMVIDRSKFAGSKRPDPSPNKTAHGYQYRLLEKSETKKYGVTWITLKIFLSTTKLPEATQLKDFCTTLWSEHRRATRNLVVLVYLPGMDTDDLAYGVVTFDDKAMLELWVRQVALFGTKFL